TTAAAAGGAGGATTCTTTGgagcaagaaaagaagaagcagAAAATTTAATAGGCCAGTGATCAGAACCTTTCCAGTCTAGAATTTCGGAAATAGTAACCAAATCATcgccaacccaaaaacaagagacaAGAAACCTATCCAACCGTTCAAAAATCGCTTCCTCTCCACTCcatctattattccaagtaaaaatCCCATTAGAAGGCTTAACATCCACTAAAGCAAGCACATCCATCTGAGCTCAAAAAAGATCAGAAGATGGACTCAATCTAGGCAGCCCTCCTCTCTTCTCCTCTAGACTCAacacataattaaaatcacctcccAAGATCCAAGGAAGATAAGAAGCACAAGAGTGAACAAACCTAAGATGTGCCCAAAGCTGGAATTTACCTCAGATATCAattggagcataaacattagtaatAAGAATAGTCTCACCAGAGCCCAATGCGAAAGCAACCATGGAGATAGAAGAATGACTAGAAATCCAACAAAGGGGAGCAATCTTACAAAGATCCCAAAAAAGAGCCAGACCTCCAGAATTACCATGAGAGCCAATGCATTGACACTGACCGAAATACCAGATACGAGAAGCATACTGAAGCATGACATCAATAGAAACCTTAGTCTACTGAACACAAAAGATGTCCTGAGAATTAAGAACAATAAAATCATGAATAGCCTTTTGACGGGAGGTGCTATTCAACCCACTTACATTCCAAGAGAGAAAAATCTTGGAGGAGATGGGGAAAAGTGAGCATTAATGGTCTTAACAGACCCAGACTCCACCAATAAATCTCCAATAAATTTAATCTTTTCATGATCCTTCTTTCGACCAACTGTAGAAGAAGGAGCAAAAGAACCTTTCTTGAGAGGGTGTTGTTGCACACCGAGACTGTGAGAAGAATCCTTACTCCTGTCACAAACTGCCTTAGCCCAATCTACAAGAACCATGTCATCTTGTAAAGGCTCATCCATGGTCACATTTTGATCCTGAACAACATGTGGATTATGCACCACAATAGTATTATGTGAAATGTGGGAATCAGAACCTAAATCCTTATTCAAAATAGCATCCATCGGAATTCCCTCCTCTAAGGCCAATGAATTCAATACCTCAAACTGATTGAGGCCCTCATCAGTTTGCCTATCTCTGAAAGATCTTTTTTGCCCATGATTCCTTGCCCGAGATTTAATAGGAACAAATCCTTCCTTATCCTTACCCAAATCAGCATCACTCTTAGGAGCTTTCTCTGTGTTTGCTTCAGCCTCCTTAGGTAGTGAAGAAGGAGAGGGCCTATTAGAATGAGAATTTTTATTAACCTTAGGACATTGCCATTGAATATGTCCATATTCATGACAGACGCGACAACGGAAAGGCATGGACTCATAATCAAGCGACTGAACCCAAGAAGAGGAGCCAAGATAGATTTCAAGAGATTCTGGCAAGGGGTTATTCAAGTCAATTTCCACACAAATACAAGCATAAGAAATTACCTTATGATCAAGGGTTTGTTGAGCAACCGTAACAAGCTTCCCAAGCATAGCAACAATCCGTTGTAGAATATCATCCCTCCAAAACTCCAGTGGAAGTCACGGTAGGAGAACccaaatagaaaccctagaagGTAATTCctcaacaaaattaaaacccatatgCCAGGGTTTGATAAATAGCCTTGCGTGATTATAGAAATAGGGTCCTCCCTCAAATACCTGATTTTGATCCGTAAGGTTGGAAAAAGAGACCATAAAGTAGCTATTCACAGTGAGCGTAATATCCATATCACCTTCAACCTTCCATGATCATCTTATCTAGGCTTCCAATGCCGAGAAAGGAATACGAATGCCAAGAAATTTGCAAATGAGAGCGTGACAACTCCAATACGAGACATCGTCCATAACTGAATCCAGAGAAATAACCAGAACCAGACGATCTTGACATCTAGGGAAGCAACCATTAAATTTCTTCATTTTTGAGCTCTCACCCTCATTAAAAGACTGGTTTTTGTGCATGCAAACCCGAAGAAGAGCCATGCAGACCCGAAGAAGAACCATTATGGGGTACCTCAGCACCAACTACCACCATACTGACGGATACCAACTGCGTCGCCATAGACAAAACACCGAAAACCCACACACAAAACTGCTCACTCCCCACACCCATAGTCAACACACAATCCCCAACGCACAACAACACACACACCAGGAAGCGCGGCTAGGGAAGCCCTAGCTCGCGCAAGAAAAGCTCCATCCCGCAACGCTCTTAATAATTTCATGCAATTCAAAAAATCTATTTTTCTTTTCACCATGACTCAAGCTTCAAATTTTCTAAAAGCGATTTAAGAAGAAAGCATCTTTTAACTTTAACATTTAGGGAAGGAGAAGATTCACCAATCAAAGAAGAACAAGAGGTGTTTTGTTCATGacagatttgtaaatttgttgtgttgGTAACAAAGTTGTAACCTTCAGAGTTGTAAcagttgtttgttttgttgatAACAGAATTGTAACATTTATATTTTTCCTTAACAAGCATTTCATCAATGAGCTCAATTGCTTGTTTTCAATTTTGAGTCTTACAAAGACCATTAATATGAAAATGTAAATTCCTACAGTTGCTATAACTCCTTACTCATCTATCTCACCCAAAAACACTTATATTTTTTTAACTATATCTTGCTTGAAAAGACCATTGATGAACAACACCGTTTTTCCAATTCTCCTATATACTTTCAAAAGACCACAATTAAACTGGCCAAGTCATAGGTGGTCACGATTATACAGTTTTTTTACCATTTTTGTCCAATTTTGACTGCGACAGGTAATTTTTCATTAGGattgatttttttcatttattttaacaCATTATGCTTCATCCAACAATTACTCTTTCAATGCCAGTGACTTGCAAAACTGCTCCTTCAAATTTCAGTTGCTTCACAAATTTCGACATCACAGTCGAGACTGTCTTGCCAACTTTTCATTGCACAATCCATACTCCATTCAGTTGGTCAAACAAAGCTTCTAGAATTGGCTTTTATCTGTCCTTGTTGATAGCAGGCTTTTAATTTCAATGTATTTACCTTGCTTTTGATCTCTGTAACAACTTTGCTCTGAAAATGAGTAAGATATTTTTTGTTTTAAGATGTCAAATCTAACAAGTTTTTGGCATTCAGATTAAAACATGTATAAATTTGAGCACATAGTTTTCATGGTTGACCATGTCAGCCTACGCTACACAGCAGCCACCATGTTACTAAAGTTCAAAgttattgttatatatatatcattgtacTTGTCTGTAATGCAATTCAGTCATTCTAAGTATATGTTTATATCAGCACGGTATGACTTTAGTAATAATGTAGATCTCTATAATACTATGTTTGAGTTTCCTCGAGGCAGATTAAACCCAAGAACTTTGATTTGAAAAAACTTGGGTGACAGTTGGGTTCACAGTTCATGCAAACCATTGAAAATGAATCCTTTCTAATGAGATGCAAACTGATGCAAAACAGTATATCATTCTATCTTTAAACACAAACACATATAAATTGGACGGTTTCCTGCATAGCCCAAATCGGCTGTGTAGATCTGTATTTGGT
The nucleotide sequence above comes from Cryptomeria japonica chromosome 11, Sugi_1.0, whole genome shotgun sequence. Encoded proteins:
- the LOC131859988 gene encoding uncharacterized protein LOC131859988, whose product is MLGKLVTVAQQTLDHKVISYACICVEIDLNNPLPESLEIYLGSSSWVQSLDYESMPFRCRVCHEYGHIQWQCPKVNKNSHSNRPSPSSLPKEAEANTEKAPKSDADLGKDKEGFVPIKSRARNHGQKRSFRDRQTDEGLNQFEVLNSLALEEGIPMDAILNKDLGSDSHISHNTIVVHNPHVVQDQNVTMDEPLQDDMVLVDWAKAVCDRSKDSSHSLGVQQHPLKKGSFAPSSTVGRKKDHEKIKFIGDLLVESGSVKTINAHFSPSPPRFFSLGIMLLVSGISVSVNALALMMDVLALVDVKPSNGIFTWNNRWSGEEAIFERLDRFLVSCFWVGDDLVTISEILDWKGSDHWPIKFSASSFLAPKNPPFKFQLMWLQDSSLHDLVAKWWREGGPSFGTAMKRSALECLVVITHQIWGNGFSDALRKEKSRVVCNVEEWELREDIF